From a region of the Fischerella sp. JS2 genome:
- a CDS encoding DUF6737 family protein: MSKQKSISPWKFKPWWCQPWSILFTGVTLISGSWVIFKTVWLTVLIAIPVLTWMGFFLLIWPQLIIRSGILESYQLSEDEISDQN, from the coding sequence ATGTCTAAACAAAAATCTATAAGTCCTTGGAAATTCAAACCTTGGTGGTGTCAGCCGTGGTCTATCCTATTTACAGGGGTAACGCTAATTAGTGGAAGCTGGGTAATATTCAAGACAGTTTGGTTAACAGTTCTAATTGCCATTCCTGTACTCACATGGATGGGATTTTTCTTATTAATCTGGCCGCAATTAATCATTCGCAGTGGCATTTTGGAGTCGTATCAATTATCAGAAGATGAAATCTCAGATCAAAATTGA
- a CDS encoding nuclear transport factor 2 family protein — protein sequence MRRLIILLSKRQSHLASSRWLILLLLTLGFTAGWKCAQASTPTNAPPELKNLLTQIDTAANQRNVKAVMQFYSPSFKHGDGLNYQSMEQALNALWKQYPQLKYSTQLQSWKSQGNLIVADTVTKITGSPSPNNNNMALSATITSRQQVSGGKILRQDILSERTQVTSGSKPPQIDFKLPQQVTVGQQYNFDAIVQEPLGEDYILGTALEEPIKANKYLSPTPVDLELLSSGGLFKIGKAPMTPGSQWVSAVIMRGDGMTMITQRMQVVKK from the coding sequence ATGCGTAGACTGATTATCCTACTCTCTAAACGCCAATCACACCTTGCATCCAGCCGTTGGCTGATTTTGCTACTACTGACTCTAGGTTTTACTGCTGGTTGGAAATGCGCCCAAGCTAGTACGCCAACGAACGCACCCCCTGAACTCAAAAACCTCTTGACCCAAATTGATACAGCAGCAAACCAGCGTAATGTCAAAGCGGTAATGCAATTCTACAGCCCCAGTTTCAAGCATGGGGATGGGTTAAACTATCAAAGCATGGAACAAGCTTTGAATGCGCTTTGGAAACAGTATCCCCAACTCAAATACAGTACACAATTGCAATCGTGGAAATCTCAAGGTAATTTGATCGTTGCTGATACGGTAACGAAAATAACTGGCTCACCTTCGCCGAACAATAATAATATGGCTCTATCCGCCACCATTACCTCGCGACAGCAAGTTTCTGGGGGAAAAATCCTACGCCAAGACATTTTGTCTGAACGTACTCAAGTTACTTCTGGTAGTAAACCACCCCAAATTGATTTTAAATTGCCACAACAGGTGACGGTCGGTCAGCAATATAATTTTGATGCGATCGTCCAAGAACCTCTAGGCGAAGATTATATTTTAGGAACAGCTTTGGAAGAACCAATCAAAGCTAACAAATATCTCAGCCCTACACCTGTAGATTTAGAATTACTTTCATCTGGTGGACTTTTCAAAATAGGTAAAGCACCTATGACTCCTGGTAGCCAATGGGTTTCGGCGGTGATTATGCGCGGAGATGGTATGACAATGATCACTCAACGAATGCAAGTGGTGAAAAAATAA
- the murG gene encoding undecaprenyldiphospho-muramoylpentapeptide beta-N-acetylglucosaminyltransferase, whose product MVDAPIKLLIAASGTGGHLFPAIALAQELPDYQIEWLGVPNRLETQLVPQQYRLNTISVEGFQKGFGISSLLTLGKLVGSVLKVRKILQNGQFQGVFTTGGYIAGPVVIAARSLGIPVVLHEANALPGKVTRFFGPWCNAVALGFEVAAKYLPRAQTIYTSTPVRSEFLATGVASSLDLGIPENVPVIVVFGGSQGAVAINKLVRECATAWFDIGAWIVHLTGDKDPEAESLKHPQYISVPFYNNMAALLQRANLAISRSGAGSLTELAVCGTPAILIPYPFAAEDHQTYNAQEFTSVGAALMFQQRELTVEKLQTEVLRLLHSPQQLKAMGEKAKTIAPADSAEKLAQLVREIVEK is encoded by the coding sequence ATGGTAGACGCACCAATAAAATTATTGATAGCAGCAAGTGGAACTGGCGGACACTTATTTCCAGCGATCGCATTAGCGCAAGAATTGCCAGATTATCAAATCGAATGGTTAGGTGTACCCAATCGACTAGAAACTCAGCTTGTCCCCCAACAGTATAGATTGAATACTATTTCTGTTGAAGGATTTCAAAAAGGTTTTGGCATATCATCGCTACTGACGTTAGGTAAACTGGTCGGTTCCGTTCTCAAAGTGCGAAAAATTTTACAAAATGGTCAATTTCAGGGAGTATTTACCACAGGAGGATATATTGCTGGTCCTGTGGTAATTGCGGCGCGATCGCTAGGTATACCCGTGGTTCTCCACGAAGCAAATGCTTTACCAGGAAAAGTCACCCGCTTTTTTGGACCTTGGTGCAATGCAGTAGCATTAGGATTTGAAGTTGCTGCTAAGTATTTACCCCGCGCCCAGACAATATATACTAGTACTCCGGTACGTTCGGAATTTTTAGCAACAGGTGTCGCTTCATCACTAGATTTAGGTATTCCGGAGAATGTACCAGTAATCGTTGTCTTTGGTGGTAGTCAAGGCGCAGTTGCCATTAACAAGTTGGTGCGTGAGTGTGCAACAGCTTGGTTTGACATTGGTGCTTGGATTGTACATTTGACTGGAGATAAAGATCCAGAAGCCGAAAGTTTAAAACATCCGCAGTATATATCTGTGCCCTTTTATAACAACATGGCAGCGTTACTGCAACGCGCCAATTTAGCCATCAGTCGTTCTGGTGCAGGTAGTTTAACAGAATTAGCTGTGTGCGGTACGCCTGCAATTTTAATTCCTTATCCGTTTGCGGCGGAAGATCATCAAACTTATAACGCCCAAGAATTTACTTCAGTGGGTGCAGCGTTGATGTTTCAACAAAGAGAATTAACAGTTGAGAAATTGCAAACAGAAGTTTTGCGATTGTTACACTCACCACAACAGTTAAAAGCAATGGGGGAAAAAGCTAAAACTATTGCACCTGCTGATAGTGCAGAGAAATTAGCACAGTTAGTGCGGGAAATAGTAGAAAAATAG